One genomic segment of Phycisphaerales bacterium AB-hyl4 includes these proteins:
- a CDS encoding prepilin-type N-terminal cleavage/methylation domain-containing protein, translating into MPGRQLGSASLEETVMSLSVSDLHQPEPGEARRVGVVRRPRKRLPGFTLIELLVVISIIALLIAILLPALSAAREAARQTQCASNQRQIILSTVTWAVDNNGSLPPFRLTSTTPYRVTMDAWAQMAMYRWEGGNRFVLNHGLLHEQDYFSEPGGFYCPSAKLDMLKYDRQPQPIGSEPYVGPNSPANFVQSSYMFNPLRSPPPNLAYVKFQELDDLGSGDLFTMDTPRFGSHTMGVDGNSHSMGWNRGDGDGSVRFINDAYLHDYLETNTHSNVTYRDFFNQVNENY; encoded by the coding sequence GTGCCCGGGCGCCAGCTTGGAAGTGCCTCTCTAGAGGAAACGGTCATGTCCCTTTCTGTCTCAGATCTGCATCAGCCTGAGCCGGGTGAAGCTCGCCGCGTCGGCGTCGTCCGTCGGCCACGCAAGCGCCTGCCCGGCTTCACGCTCATCGAGCTTCTCGTGGTGATCAGCATCATTGCCCTGCTGATCGCGATTCTCTTGCCGGCGTTGTCTGCCGCACGCGAGGCGGCGCGTCAGACCCAATGTGCAAGTAACCAACGGCAGATCATCCTCAGCACGGTGACGTGGGCGGTCGACAACAACGGAAGCCTGCCGCCGTTTCGTCTCACGTCGACAACCCCATACCGTGTCACCATGGACGCATGGGCACAAATGGCGATGTACCGATGGGAAGGCGGCAACCGCTTTGTGTTAAATCATGGCTTATTGCACGAGCAGGATTATTTCAGCGAACCGGGCGGATTTTATTGCCCCAGCGCGAAGCTCGATATGTTGAAATATGACCGGCAGCCGCAGCCGATTGGCAGCGAGCCGTATGTTGGGCCAAACTCTCCGGCAAACTTCGTTCAAAGCTCATATATGTTCAACCCGCTTCGCAGCCCCCCACCGAATCTGGCGTATGTGAAATTCCAAGAACTGGACGACCTCGGGTCGGGTGATCTGTTCACGATGGATACCCCCCGATTCGGCAGCCACACGATGGGCGTTGACGGGAACTCACACAGCATGGGCTGGAACCGTGGCGATGGGGACGGAAGCGTGCGTTTCATTAACGATGCGTATCTGCACGACTACCTTGAGACCAACACCCACAGCAACGTAACTTACCGGGATTTTTTTAATCAGGTCAATGAGAACTATTGA
- a CDS encoding PEP-CTERM sorting domain-containing protein: MGISFARFRRGVLATTACFAFACVANADFVLVDDFESYAVGTTPVGQGSGWSTNLTTNLAHGFGVALDPAGSGNQVARLNIENPRYVANSNHVIPDGNVGTLLFQIYRPETSSVLDMAAGFTAEFTGTNGWLSAGDFATPLRINNNADLLQIYDSNGFAEVTEPEGLSPLPGGEWYTVWMVADTNTDTWTLYVEGGEYEEQTQVQAGSISEFGFRGGTGAADLLHFGFLANASQGANMPVYLDNFYVDTDSMPGGNLSNPIPEPASLMLLGLGSLAMLARRRKTTAEDETLG; encoded by the coding sequence ATGGGCATATCATTTGCGCGATTCCGTCGAGGTGTGCTGGCAACTACGGCCTGCTTTGCGTTTGCATGTGTAGCCAATGCCGACTTTGTATTGGTCGACGACTTTGAAAGCTATGCGGTGGGCACCACACCGGTTGGGCAGGGAAGTGGGTGGAGTACGAATTTGACCACCAACCTGGCACATGGCTTTGGCGTGGCCCTTGATCCTGCCGGCAGTGGGAATCAGGTTGCCAGGTTGAACATTGAAAACCCGCGCTACGTTGCGAATTCGAACCATGTCATTCCGGATGGAAATGTCGGCACGCTGCTTTTCCAGATATACCGTCCTGAAACGTCTTCGGTGCTTGATATGGCGGCTGGTTTCACGGCCGAGTTTACGGGCACCAATGGATGGCTTAGCGCGGGTGACTTTGCTACGCCGCTTCGTATTAATAACAACGCTGATCTATTACAAATATACGACAGCAACGGGTTTGCCGAGGTAACAGAGCCGGAGGGCCTCAGTCCATTACCAGGCGGTGAGTGGTATACCGTCTGGATGGTGGCTGATACCAACACGGACACATGGACGCTCTATGTTGAGGGCGGTGAATACGAAGAGCAAACACAGGTACAGGCCGGCTCGATCTCAGAGTTTGGATTCCGCGGAGGAACCGGCGCGGCAGACCTGCTGCATTTCGGTTTCCTTGCGAACGCCAGTCAGGGCGCGAATATGCCGGTGTACCTCGACAATTTCTATGTGGACACCGACTCCATGCCGGGTGGCAATTTGTCTAATCCGATTCCTGAACCCGCATCATTGATGCTGCTGGGACTTGGCAGCCTGGCGATGCTCGCACGGCGTCGCAAGACGACGGCTGAAGATGAGACGCTTGGATAA
- a CDS encoding right-handed parallel beta-helix repeat-containing protein: MNFAVLVCLLWSSPLLAVEYHVSPMGDDANVGSADAPFATLERARDAVRERREAVAEFEGATVIVHEGRYERRATLVLDANDAGEPNAPVVYRAADGARPLFDGGYLVDPTHFARVDDDQIRERLLESVRDDVLQLDLGALGITDYGSFGPRGWGRSEIAAPMELFIDRMPQSIAQWPNEGSIPLGEVHDRGGAPREGDQSNRSAVFEYNTERAERWVDANDLHIAGHFGVTWAHDTIGIAEVDVEAGTFTTDGAHYYAFAQPGRPANFQTHYVAVNLLEEIEQPGEYFIDREAGKLYILPPHPLTYSTVQLSALDEPFVRIENASHVRIEGLTFENTRGDGIVIAEGSDNRIAGCTFRALGGIAVDMEGGRGHQVFDCDIYYTGRGGIRASGGDRQSLEPAEHRIVNNDIHRFNRWIRGYNPGIRAEGVGIEIEHNHLHHSDHQGITFAGNEHRMAFNELHHLLKDISDMGAIYAGRDPTFAGNVIEHNFFHHLSMQHEGGPGVQAIFFDDDTIYIARVFGNVFYRAGSTGVIKFNGGGGASVANNVSIEGPRFLQETPGDVAGIDRAIRKITTDYRGSHNFPERIAAMRVDEEPYRSRYPYIYETAFHGYNEGTPRWNNVIVRNNDEMRHFVNPGDLNFAIRSNAPWLNMVAEDVYDRVHGADGQDIAFEQIPFGRIGLKETTHRPALGPIAFSKLGPADDTAELDANAVELWWQPSYNADRYHLVVARDRELTDIVLDKQAVTHNVKLDQLEPNRTYYWQVYAATTRSRSNRGLRIASEEPWQFKTAGARE; encoded by the coding sequence ATGAACTTTGCAGTCTTGGTTTGCCTGTTGTGGTCTTCGCCGTTGCTGGCGGTTGAGTACCACGTATCGCCGATGGGTGATGATGCGAATGTCGGTAGTGCCGACGCTCCGTTCGCGACGCTTGAGCGTGCTCGTGATGCGGTGCGTGAGCGGCGGGAAGCGGTTGCTGAATTTGAGGGTGCGACCGTTATAGTGCACGAAGGCCGATACGAACGCCGAGCGACGTTGGTGCTGGATGCGAACGATGCGGGCGAGCCGAATGCTCCTGTTGTGTATCGCGCCGCCGATGGCGCGAGGCCCTTGTTTGATGGCGGCTATCTTGTTGACCCGACGCATTTCGCACGGGTCGATGACGATCAGATTCGTGAACGGCTGCTGGAGTCGGTGCGCGATGATGTGCTTCAACTCGACCTGGGGGCGCTGGGCATTACGGACTACGGCAGCTTCGGGCCGCGCGGGTGGGGGCGGTCCGAGATCGCTGCTCCGATGGAGTTGTTCATCGATCGGATGCCGCAGTCGATCGCCCAATGGCCGAACGAAGGCTCAATTCCGCTCGGCGAGGTTCATGACCGGGGCGGTGCGCCTCGCGAGGGCGACCAGAGCAATCGCTCCGCTGTCTTTGAATACAACACCGAGCGTGCGGAGCGATGGGTTGATGCAAACGATCTGCATATCGCCGGTCACTTTGGCGTCACCTGGGCACACGATACCATTGGTATCGCAGAGGTAGATGTTGAGGCGGGCACGTTCACGACTGACGGGGCTCATTATTACGCCTTTGCACAACCCGGTCGGCCTGCGAACTTCCAGACGCATTACGTCGCGGTCAATCTGCTTGAAGAGATCGAGCAGCCGGGCGAATACTTTATTGATCGCGAAGCGGGGAAGCTTTATATCCTGCCGCCACACCCGCTCACCTACTCGACCGTTCAGCTTTCCGCTCTTGACGAGCCGTTCGTACGTATTGAAAACGCTTCACATGTTCGCATTGAGGGGCTGACGTTCGAGAACACGCGTGGCGATGGCATCGTGATAGCCGAGGGCAGTGATAACCGTATTGCGGGATGTACGTTCCGTGCCCTTGGCGGCATTGCGGTTGATATGGAGGGCGGCAGGGGCCATCAGGTGTTTGACTGCGACATCTACTACACCGGCCGAGGCGGCATCCGCGCCAGCGGCGGCGATCGCCAGTCGCTTGAGCCGGCTGAGCATCGCATCGTTAACAATGATATTCATCGCTTCAATCGGTGGATTCGTGGATACAACCCCGGCATTCGCGCTGAGGGCGTAGGTATTGAAATTGAGCACAACCATCTGCATCACAGCGACCATCAAGGTATTACCTTTGCCGGCAACGAGCATCGCATGGCTTTCAATGAGCTGCATCACCTGCTCAAAGACATTTCCGACATGGGCGCGATCTACGCCGGCCGCGATCCAACGTTCGCAGGCAACGTGATCGAGCACAATTTTTTCCATCACCTGAGCATGCAACACGAAGGCGGGCCGGGCGTGCAGGCGATCTTCTTCGATGACGATACGATTTACATCGCACGCGTCTTTGGCAATGTCTTTTATCGCGCCGGCTCGACCGGGGTGATCAAGTTCAACGGCGGAGGTGGGGCATCGGTCGCCAACAATGTTTCGATCGAAGGCCCACGGTTCCTTCAGGAAACACCGGGCGACGTGGCGGGTATCGATCGGGCGATTCGCAAGATCACAACAGACTACCGCGGGAGTCACAACTTTCCCGAACGTATCGCCGCGATGCGCGTGGATGAGGAGCCGTATCGCAGCCGATACCCCTATATTTACGAAACGGCTTTTCATGGCTACAACGAAGGGACACCCAGATGGAACAACGTCATCGTCAGAAATAACGATGAGATGAGGCATTTTGTCAATCCTGGTGATCTCAATTTTGCTATTCGTTCCAATGCTCCCTGGCTGAACATGGTCGCCGAGGATGTCTACGACCGGGTGCATGGTGCGGATGGGCAAGACATCGCGTTTGAGCAGATTCCGTTCGGCCGCATTGGATTGAAGGAAACCACGCATCGGCCCGCGCTGGGGCCGATCGCTTTCAGCAAACTCGGGCCTGCTGACGACACGGCCGAGCTTGATGCGAATGCTGTTGAGCTGTGGTGGCAACCGTCTTACAACGCAGACCGTTATCATCTGGTTGTCGCTCGCGACCGCGAACTGACGGACATCGTGCTCGACAAGCAGGCCGTTACCCATAATGTCAAGCTTGATCAGCTTGAGCCGAATCGGACGTACTACTGGCAGGTTTATGCCGCAACCACCCGGTCGCGTTCCAATCGAGGTCTGCGGATTGCCTCGGAGGAGCCTTGGCAGTTTAAGACCGCCGGTGCGCGTGAGTGA
- a CDS encoding ABC transporter substrate-binding protein yields the protein MKDKVRAGELPPVEERLPADPIVVEPYARIGAYGGWARIAGWETFYFSHYEGPMRICPQGATVRLNLLERLVMSEDGKVFTLHLRPGVKWSDGHPHTADDYIFWFEHINRNWELSPLPREPFDAPGTRITKVDTYTVQYEFESPHFYFANDLAHSGHRFRVPAHFAKRYHVDFVESGDLKARAQRLGFINWMDYFSAVVEQGYRGSTVFNRPTLRSHQLVRRQQQNFYYERNPYYPKVDPQGQQLPYVDGITRILGLRPEIVTAQMVAGELTMAALAFDASSLPFLLRNEQRGGYTTYLWTEYLASALSISINQTFADPAVRDILADARFRRALSMAINRQEINEARYFGLGRPGPMFVLPTSKFYDEDTFRQAHGEYDPQAAKALLDEVGIVDRTGDGRRNRPGGGKLNLVLEQPGHHDPTVEMVLEQWREVGLDIHLRVVPGSFLRIRAESNQVHMGTGPGDRVGDTLFPNEPMWFLPFRQGRDMVTWGQWVRWFQTDGQEGQEPTSEAKDLMRWWNEMRSHPDRAERIKLGKRIMQSQAEHVWAIGTVGLTPQPVAVANHLHNVPKRGYWGWDTKLNYPYHPETHFMTTPSP from the coding sequence TTGAAAGACAAAGTCCGTGCCGGTGAGCTGCCGCCGGTGGAAGAGCGGCTGCCGGCGGACCCCATCGTGGTTGAGCCTTACGCCCGAATCGGCGCGTATGGCGGGTGGGCCCGAATCGCCGGCTGGGAAACATTCTACTTCAGCCACTACGAAGGGCCGATGCGCATATGTCCCCAGGGGGCGACCGTACGGCTGAACCTGCTCGAACGACTCGTAATGTCCGAAGATGGAAAAGTCTTCACGCTTCACCTCAGGCCCGGCGTGAAGTGGTCAGACGGCCATCCGCATACCGCCGACGACTACATCTTCTGGTTTGAACACATCAACCGGAACTGGGAACTCAGCCCGCTGCCGCGCGAGCCGTTCGACGCGCCTGGCACGCGGATTACCAAGGTGGACACCTATACCGTCCAATACGAGTTCGAGTCGCCGCATTTCTACTTCGCCAACGACCTGGCCCATAGCGGACATCGGTTCCGGGTTCCCGCGCATTTCGCGAAGCGCTATCATGTCGACTTCGTTGAATCCGGGGATTTGAAGGCCAGGGCCCAGCGACTTGGCTTCATTAACTGGATGGATTACTTCAGCGCCGTTGTGGAACAGGGCTATCGTGGCAGCACCGTATTCAACCGTCCCACGCTACGCAGCCATCAGTTGGTCCGACGACAGCAACAGAACTTCTACTATGAACGCAATCCGTACTATCCGAAGGTCGACCCGCAGGGGCAGCAGCTGCCTTATGTCGATGGGATTACACGAATCCTTGGGCTTCGGCCGGAGATCGTGACGGCGCAGATGGTCGCCGGCGAGCTGACGATGGCGGCACTTGCCTTCGACGCCAGTTCCCTGCCGTTTCTGCTTCGCAACGAACAGCGGGGTGGGTACACGACCTATCTCTGGACTGAGTACCTGGCGTCGGCGTTGTCCATCAGCATTAATCAAACGTTCGCTGACCCTGCAGTGCGCGACATCCTTGCCGACGCCCGGTTTCGTCGAGCGCTCTCGATGGCGATCAACCGTCAGGAGATCAACGAGGCACGCTACTTCGGGCTCGGACGCCCCGGACCGATGTTCGTGCTGCCGACGAGCAAGTTCTACGATGAGGACACGTTTCGCCAGGCGCATGGTGAGTACGACCCGCAGGCGGCGAAGGCGCTTCTTGACGAGGTGGGCATCGTGGACCGGACCGGCGACGGCCGACGAAATCGGCCCGGCGGGGGCAAACTGAATCTCGTGCTCGAACAACCCGGACACCACGACCCCACGGTCGAAATGGTCCTCGAGCAATGGCGGGAGGTCGGCCTGGACATCCACCTGCGCGTCGTGCCGGGCTCGTTCCTGAGGATTCGCGCGGAGAGCAACCAGGTGCACATGGGCACGGGGCCCGGCGACCGCGTTGGCGACACGCTGTTCCCCAACGAGCCGATGTGGTTTCTTCCGTTTCGGCAAGGGCGCGACATGGTCACCTGGGGCCAGTGGGTGCGATGGTTTCAGACCGATGGGCAGGAAGGGCAAGAGCCCACGTCTGAAGCAAAAGACCTGATGAGATGGTGGAACGAGATGCGTTCCCATCCCGATCGCGCGGAGCGGATCAAGCTCGGCAAGCGCATCATGCAAAGCCAGGCCGAGCACGTATGGGCCATCGGCACCGTTGGCTTGACGCCTCAACCCGTGGCGGTCGCGAACCATCTGCACAACGTGCCCAAGCGTGGCTATTGGGGCTGGGACACCAAGCTCAATTACCCGTATCACCCCGAAACACACTTTATGACCACTCCGTCACCGTAG
- a CDS encoding ABC transporter permease, with the protein MLNYAIRRTFVMLPLLLLISVVVFILMELPPGDAVSAMVEGLEMDGQPVSEQRVAALRARYHLDDPLHVRYLRWITGFLRGDLGHSITLQQPVNELVWERLGYTVLISLLCVLFTLIVAFPISIYSAIWQYSLSDHAFTVLAFLGMAIPNFVLALALMYVGHRYFGSSIGGLYSVEFEEAPMSFAKMLDLLKHIWIPVVVIGTAGMAGLVRTMRANLLDELPKPYVVAARARGCGPMKLVLKYPVRIAINPFISTVGWLLPTLFSGDAIVGVVLNLPTIGPLLLAGVQNQDMQLAGSIIMILSILTVIGTLISDLLLAVVDPRIRYE; encoded by the coding sequence ATGCTCAACTACGCCATAAGACGCACGTTCGTCATGCTCCCACTGCTGCTACTGATTTCCGTAGTAGTGTTCATCCTGATGGAATTGCCACCGGGCGACGCCGTCTCCGCGATGGTTGAGGGCTTGGAGATGGACGGCCAACCCGTGTCCGAGCAGCGCGTCGCTGCGCTCCGGGCGCGCTACCATCTCGACGATCCCCTGCACGTGCGCTACCTGCGGTGGATCACCGGCTTCCTGCGCGGCGACCTTGGTCACTCGATCACGCTCCAGCAGCCGGTCAACGAACTTGTATGGGAACGCCTGGGCTATACGGTCCTGATCTCGCTGCTGTGTGTGCTGTTTACCTTGATCGTCGCGTTTCCCATCAGTATCTACTCGGCGATATGGCAGTATTCGCTCTCGGACCATGCGTTTACCGTCCTGGCATTTCTGGGCATGGCTATCCCCAACTTCGTGCTGGCGCTGGCACTGATGTATGTCGGGCACCGGTACTTCGGATCGAGCATCGGCGGCCTCTATTCCGTCGAGTTCGAAGAAGCGCCGATGAGCTTCGCAAAGATGCTGGATCTATTGAAGCACATCTGGATTCCCGTGGTGGTCATCGGCACCGCCGGCATGGCGGGACTTGTCCGCACCATGCGCGCCAACCTGCTTGATGAACTGCCAAAGCCCTATGTGGTCGCAGCCCGGGCAAGAGGGTGCGGGCCGATGAAACTCGTTTTGAAATATCCCGTCCGCATCGCGATCAATCCCTTTATCAGCACCGTCGGCTGGCTGCTGCCAACATTGTTTTCCGGTGACGCGATCGTCGGTGTCGTACTCAACCTCCCAACCATCGGCCCGTTGCTGTTGGCCGGTGTGCAGAACCAGGACATGCAGCTCGCCGGCAGCATCATCATGATCCTGAGCATTCTTACGGTCATCGGCACGCTGATCTCCGATTTGCTGCTGGCGGTGGTCGATCCACGAATTCGTTACGAGTAG
- a CDS encoding ABC transporter permease: protein MSPELKDETAAEPSSENVDAYASHRQLVWRRFRRHRLAMIGATILLTFYLAALLCEFVAPYTPNARHTDRVFAPPQTPRFIDQGGRFHWRPFVYAIGVEDRAAATSREYQVDHSIRYPLQLFVRGDAYRMWGLFNTDLHLFGAEDGYVHLLGTDSLGRDLFSRILYGARISLTIGLVGVLLTFVIGIVLGGVAGYFGGIVDNVVQRMVELLICIPQLPLWMVLSAAIPLYWPPVAVYFGITVILSFIGWTGLAREVRGKFLSLRDEDFVVCARLCGTSEMTIIRRHLLPSFMSHIIARATLAIPAMILGETALSFLGIGLRPPAVSWGVLLQDAQSFDAMALFPWLLAPAVCVVIVVLAFNMLGDGLRDAADPHAS, encoded by the coding sequence ATGAGTCCAGAGTTGAAGGACGAAACAGCCGCCGAGCCTTCCAGCGAGAACGTCGATGCGTACGCCTCGCATCGGCAGCTCGTGTGGCGACGCTTTCGTCGGCATCGGCTTGCCATGATCGGCGCGACGATTCTGCTGACGTTCTATCTGGCTGCGCTGCTTTGCGAGTTCGTCGCGCCTTATACGCCTAACGCTCGTCACACGGACCGTGTGTTCGCCCCGCCACAAACGCCTCGCTTTATCGATCAGGGCGGCCGCTTCCATTGGCGTCCGTTCGTTTACGCCATCGGGGTTGAAGATCGAGCAGCCGCGACGTCTCGGGAATATCAAGTCGATCATTCCATCAGGTATCCACTGCAGTTGTTCGTGCGCGGTGACGCGTATCGTATGTGGGGGCTGTTCAATACGGACCTGCACCTGTTCGGCGCCGAGGATGGTTACGTTCATCTTCTGGGAACCGATTCGCTGGGCCGGGATCTTTTCAGCCGTATTCTCTACGGCGCGCGCATTTCGTTAACCATCGGCCTGGTGGGTGTGCTGCTCACGTTCGTGATCGGGATCGTGCTTGGCGGGGTCGCAGGCTACTTCGGGGGTATCGTCGACAATGTGGTCCAGCGAATGGTGGAACTGCTGATCTGCATCCCACAGCTTCCGTTGTGGATGGTATTGAGCGCCGCAATCCCGCTGTACTGGCCGCCGGTGGCTGTGTACTTCGGCATCACCGTGATCCTCTCGTTCATTGGATGGACAGGCCTGGCGCGTGAGGTGCGTGGCAAGTTCCTCTCGTTGCGTGATGAAGACTTTGTCGTGTGCGCCCGCCTTTGTGGTACCAGCGAGATGACGATTATCCGCAGGCATCTGTTGCCTTCATTTATGAGCCACATCATCGCCCGCGCTACGCTGGCGATCCCGGCCATGATCCTGGGCGAGACGGCGCTGAGCTTTCTGGGCATCGGCTTGCGACCGCCGGCCGTGAGTTGGGGTGTCTTGCTTCAAGATGCGCAGAGCTTCGACGCGATGGCGCTTTTCCCGTGGCTGCTGGCGCCTGCCGTGTGCGTGGTGATCGTCGTGCTGGCGTTCAACATGCTCGGCGACGGCTTGCGCGACGCCGCCGATCCGCATGCCTCATGA